A genomic window from Silene latifolia isolate original U9 population chromosome 11, ASM4854445v1, whole genome shotgun sequence includes:
- the LOC141612571 gene encoding uncharacterized protein LOC141612571: METLEHLFRDCFFVQRLWAGSYIGIRAENCTFMNIKTWLMKWLQFLLKTEDNKIGVISFLSTLWTIWRVRTNNCFGDSRMNMIGAMKLYETQFTFATAAHQQNENDIPPGMPFLGAQDELDHYKQQLKAGTTIWILHTSTSCEMATIYVDGSWDPTRKAGYGWTCSTSNGYTTTHYVSGFAQCAEQAEGKAILEAMKWALDQNLLHITVHSDCINMLSHIAAGSSNNHLTWTTTKDIYALASMFHCFSISFINRSSNVLAHRLANWARA; the protein is encoded by the coding sequence ATGGAAACTCTGGAGCATCTTTTCCGTGATTGTTTTTTTGTTCAAAGATTATGGGCGGGCAGCTATATTGGGATAAGAGCTGAAAATTGTACCTTCATGAATATCAAGACCTGGTTGATGAAGTGGTTGCAATTTCTTTTGAAGACGGAGGATAATAAGATTGGGGTGATTTCCTTTCTTTCTACCCTTTGGACTATTTGGAGAGTAAGAACCAACAATTGTTTCGGGGACTCAAGAATGAATATGATTGGTGCGATGAAGCTCTATGAGACACAGTTTACCTTTGCTACCGCTGCACATCAGCAAAATGAGAATGACATTCCACCGGGTATGCCATTTTTAGGGGCTCAAGATGAACTAGATCATTATAAACAACAACTTAAAGCAGGAACTACAATTTGGATATTACATACATCGACTTCTTGCGAAATGGCTACAATCTATGTGGACGGTTCCTGGGATCCGACGAGAAAAGCGGGTTATGGATGGACCTGCTCAACATCAAATGGGTATACAACTACTCATTACGTCTCTGGGTTTGCCCAATGTGCAGAACAAGCAGAAGGGAAAGCCATTTTAGAAGCCATGAAGTGGGCTCTTGATCAAAATTTGCTCCACATCACCGTCCATTCCGACTGCATTAACATGCTGAGTCACATTGCAGCGGGTTCATCCAATAATCATCTTACATGGACGACTACAAAGGATATCTATGCTTTAGCTTCTATGTTTCACTGTTTCTCAATTTCGTTTATTAATAGATCCTCTAATGTACTTGCTCATAGATTGGCAAATTGGGCCCGAGCTTGA